One part of the Glycine max cultivar Williams 82 chromosome 14, Glycine_max_v4.0, whole genome shotgun sequence genome encodes these proteins:
- the LOC100794850 gene encoding fimbrin-1 isoform X2, with product MIYLILQKMVFFCGIYAGKLINVAVPGTIDERAINCKRNPSLWEVNENHTLCLNSAKAIGCTVVNIGAQDLVEGRPHLVLGLISQIIKIQLLADLNLKKTPQLVELVDDSEEIEELLNLSPEKVLLKWMNFHLQRAGYEKTVRNFSSDVKDGEAYAYLLNVLAPEHCSPATLDTKDASERANLVLDHAERMGCKRYLTPRDVAEGTSNLNLAFVAQLFHHRSGLSTDTKKMSYAEMMTDDVQTSREERCFRLWINSLGISTHVNNLFEDVRNGWILLEVLDKIFPRSVNWKHATRPPIRMPFRKVENCNQVIKIGKQLRFSLVNLAGNDIVQGNKKLILALLWQLMRFTMLQLLKNLRSHSQGKEITDADILKWVNRKVKSTGRTSHIESFKDKSLSCGLFFLELLSAVEPRIVNWNLVTKGESNDEKRLNATYIISVARKLGCSIFLLPEDIMEVNQKMILTLAASIMYWSLQQQTEDMDSFPSPAGTATTTTPEASPAPSVCGEDESSSIGGEFSNLSVDDATSDTTATSSQPESDSVSAGDELL from the exons ATGATATATTTGATCTTGCAAAAGATGGTGTTCTTCTGTGGTATATATGCAGG TAAACTTATCAATGTTGCTGTGCCTGGGACTATAGATGAGCGAGCCATCAATTGCAAACGGAATCCTAGTCTTTGGGAGGTAAATGAGAACCATACTCTATGCCTCAATTCCGCCAAGGCTATTGGCTGCACAGTGGTTAACATTGGCGCACAGGACTTAGTTGAAGGAAGA CCTCATCTTGTTCTAGGGTTGATTTCCCAAATCATAAAG ATTCAGCTGCTGGCTGATCTCAACCTTAAGAAGACACCTCAGCTTGTGGAATTGGTTGATGACAGCGAG GAGATCGAAGAGCTTCTTAATTTGTCTCCTGAAAAGGTTCTactaaaatggatgaattttCATCTCCAGAGAGCAGGTTACGAGAAAACTGTCAGAAATTTTTCTTCTGATGTTAAG GATGGAGAGGCCTATGCTTATCTGCTTAATGTCCTTGCTCCTGAACATTGCAGTCCGGCCACCTTGGATACCAAGGATGCCAGTGAAAGGGCAAATCTGGTTCTTGATCACGCAGAGAGAATGGGCTGCAAAAGATACTTGACCCCAAGGGATGTTGCAGAGGGTACTTCAAATTTGAATCTTGCTTTTGTTGCACAATTGTTTCATCATAG GAGTGGTCTATCTACAGACACTAAAAAGATGTCCTATGCTGAGATGATGACTGATGATGTGCAAACATCTAGAGAAGAGAGATGCTTCCGACTGTGGATCAATAGTCTTGGAATTTCTACACATGTAAATAATCTGTTTGAGGATGTCAGAAATGG ATGGATACTTTTAGAAGTGTTAGACAAGATATTTCCAAGATCAGTTAACTGGAAACATGCAACAAGACCTCCAATTAGAATGCCATTCAGAAAAGTAGAGAACTGCAATCAGGTCATAAAAATTGGTAAACAACTGAGATTCTCACTAGTCAATCTAGCGGGTAATGACATTGTGCAAGGAAATAAGAAGCTCATTCTTG ctTTATTGTGGCAGCTCATGCGATTCACAATGCTTCAACTGTTGAAAAATTTGAGATCTCATTCCCAAGGAAAGGAGATCACTGATGCTGATATCCTGAAATGGGTGAACAGAAAAGTGAAGAGCACTGGCAGAACTTCTCACATAGAGAGCTTCAAG GATAAGAGCCTGTCATGTGGACTCTTTTTCCTTGAGCTTCTGAGTGCTGTTGAGCCTAGGATTGTCAATTGGAACCTTGTCACCAAGGGTGAAAGCA ATGATGAGAAGAGGTTGAATGCCACTTATATAATCAGTGTTGCACGGAAGCTCGGTTGTTCCATATTTTTGTTACCTGAGGATATTATGGAG GTTAATCAGAAGATGATTCTCACTCTTGCAGCCAGTATAATGTATTGGAGCCTGCAACAACAGACTGAGGACATGGATTCATTCCCTTCACCTGCCGGCACTGCTACTACCACCACGCCTGAAGCATCCCCGGCACCTTCGGTATGTGGTGAAGATGAAAGTTCCTCTATTGGCGGCGAATTCTCCAACTTGAGTGTTGATGATGCCACCTCTGACACCACAGCAACTTCTTCGCAACCCGAGTCTGACAGTGTTTCTGCGGGAGATGAGCTGTTATGA
- the LOC100798558 gene encoding V-type proton ATPase subunit e2: MGFSVTTLIFAVIGIVASLCTRICFNRGPSANLFHLTLVLTATTCCWMMWAIVYLAQMKPLIVPILSEGE; encoded by the exons ATGGGGTTCTCTGTAACCACGCTAATTTTCGCAGTGATTGGAATTGTGGCGTCCCTTTGTACCAGAATTTGTTTCAACAGAGGACCTTCCGCTAATCT ATTTCACCTAACTTTGGTTCTTACTGCAACAACATGCTGCTGGATGAT GTGGGCGATTGTATATCTAGCACAGATGAAACCGCTCATAGTACCTATATTGAGTGAGGGTGAATAA
- the LOC100794850 gene encoding fimbrin-1 isoform X1 — translation MSKFEGVIVSDQWLQSQFTQVELRSLKSKFVSLKNQNGKVTFGDLPPLMVKLNAFRDMYAEDEIRGILGESGTDFTNDIDFEAFLKAYLNLQSQATTKQGGRRHSSSFLKETVTTLLHTISESEKACYVAHINSYLGDDPFLKEYLPLDPATNDIFDLAKDGVLLCKLINVAVPGTIDERAINCKRNPSLWEVNENHTLCLNSAKAIGCTVVNIGAQDLVEGRPHLVLGLISQIIKIQLLADLNLKKTPQLVELVDDSEEIEELLNLSPEKVLLKWMNFHLQRAGYEKTVRNFSSDVKDGEAYAYLLNVLAPEHCSPATLDTKDASERANLVLDHAERMGCKRYLTPRDVAEGTSNLNLAFVAQLFHHRSGLSTDTKKMSYAEMMTDDVQTSREERCFRLWINSLGISTHVNNLFEDVRNGWILLEVLDKIFPRSVNWKHATRPPIRMPFRKVENCNQVIKIGKQLRFSLVNLAGNDIVQGNKKLILALLWQLMRFTMLQLLKNLRSHSQGKEITDADILKWVNRKVKSTGRTSHIESFKDKSLSCGLFFLELLSAVEPRIVNWNLVTKGESNDEKRLNATYIISVARKLGCSIFLLPEDIMEVNQKMILTLAASIMYWSLQQQTEDMDSFPSPAGTATTTTPEASPAPSVCGEDESSSIGGEFSNLSVDDATSDTTATSSQPESDSVSAGDELL, via the exons ATGTCAAAATTTGAGGGTGTTATTGTCTCCGATCAATGGCTTCAAAGCCAGTTCACGCAGGTTGAGCTTCGCAGCCTGAAATCCAAA TTTGTCTCTTTAAAGAATCAGAATGGTAAAGTTACATTTGGAGATTTGCCGCCTTTAATGGTGAAGCTAAATGCATTCAGAGACATGTACGCTGAGGATGAGATTAGGGGGATCTTGGGTGAATCAGGCACTGATTTTACCAATGACATTGATTTTGAAGCTTTCTTAAAG GCATATTTGAATTTGCAAAGCCAAGCTACCACAAAACAAGGTGGTAGGAGGCACTCCTCATCGTTCCTCAAGGAAACTGTGACCACCCTTCTTCACACGATCAGTGAATCAGAAAAGGCCTGCTATGTTGCCCACATAAACAGCTACCTTGGTGATGATCCATTTTTGAAGGAATATCTTCCTTTGGACCCAGCTACAAATGATATATTTGATCTTGCAAAAGATGGTGTTCTTCTGTG TAAACTTATCAATGTTGCTGTGCCTGGGACTATAGATGAGCGAGCCATCAATTGCAAACGGAATCCTAGTCTTTGGGAGGTAAATGAGAACCATACTCTATGCCTCAATTCCGCCAAGGCTATTGGCTGCACAGTGGTTAACATTGGCGCACAGGACTTAGTTGAAGGAAGA CCTCATCTTGTTCTAGGGTTGATTTCCCAAATCATAAAG ATTCAGCTGCTGGCTGATCTCAACCTTAAGAAGACACCTCAGCTTGTGGAATTGGTTGATGACAGCGAG GAGATCGAAGAGCTTCTTAATTTGTCTCCTGAAAAGGTTCTactaaaatggatgaattttCATCTCCAGAGAGCAGGTTACGAGAAAACTGTCAGAAATTTTTCTTCTGATGTTAAG GATGGAGAGGCCTATGCTTATCTGCTTAATGTCCTTGCTCCTGAACATTGCAGTCCGGCCACCTTGGATACCAAGGATGCCAGTGAAAGGGCAAATCTGGTTCTTGATCACGCAGAGAGAATGGGCTGCAAAAGATACTTGACCCCAAGGGATGTTGCAGAGGGTACTTCAAATTTGAATCTTGCTTTTGTTGCACAATTGTTTCATCATAG GAGTGGTCTATCTACAGACACTAAAAAGATGTCCTATGCTGAGATGATGACTGATGATGTGCAAACATCTAGAGAAGAGAGATGCTTCCGACTGTGGATCAATAGTCTTGGAATTTCTACACATGTAAATAATCTGTTTGAGGATGTCAGAAATGG ATGGATACTTTTAGAAGTGTTAGACAAGATATTTCCAAGATCAGTTAACTGGAAACATGCAACAAGACCTCCAATTAGAATGCCATTCAGAAAAGTAGAGAACTGCAATCAGGTCATAAAAATTGGTAAACAACTGAGATTCTCACTAGTCAATCTAGCGGGTAATGACATTGTGCAAGGAAATAAGAAGCTCATTCTTG ctTTATTGTGGCAGCTCATGCGATTCACAATGCTTCAACTGTTGAAAAATTTGAGATCTCATTCCCAAGGAAAGGAGATCACTGATGCTGATATCCTGAAATGGGTGAACAGAAAAGTGAAGAGCACTGGCAGAACTTCTCACATAGAGAGCTTCAAG GATAAGAGCCTGTCATGTGGACTCTTTTTCCTTGAGCTTCTGAGTGCTGTTGAGCCTAGGATTGTCAATTGGAACCTTGTCACCAAGGGTGAAAGCA ATGATGAGAAGAGGTTGAATGCCACTTATATAATCAGTGTTGCACGGAAGCTCGGTTGTTCCATATTTTTGTTACCTGAGGATATTATGGAG GTTAATCAGAAGATGATTCTCACTCTTGCAGCCAGTATAATGTATTGGAGCCTGCAACAACAGACTGAGGACATGGATTCATTCCCTTCACCTGCCGGCACTGCTACTACCACCACGCCTGAAGCATCCCCGGCACCTTCGGTATGTGGTGAAGATGAAAGTTCCTCTATTGGCGGCGAATTCTCCAACTTGAGTGTTGATGATGCCACCTCTGACACCACAGCAACTTCTTCGCAACCCGAGTCTGACAGTGTTTCTGCGGGAGATGAGCTGTTATGA